The following coding sequences lie in one Xanthomonas hortorum pv. pelargonii genomic window:
- a CDS encoding glycoside hydrolase family 28 protein, protein MKLLTAAIGGVCLTLAAQAGAINLATGDTRAVSEPAIPATCQTVSASHTPSARLFDAASESAPPDTKTIQAALTACTGKNGSVLLKAGTGTALLTGPLSIPTGVTLVVDQGVTLYGSRNPADYGSGCGTAGAKSGGCLPLISVKGVKSGVMGVRTGGRQGTIDGRGDLPMLGKSTTWWEFGENAKNAGQVQNSPDLIKVQNSNTFTLYNVNLINAAYFHFFAHIVDGLTIWGVRVKSPATSPNTDGLDLDSVVNASLVDNDVMGGDDCVAIKTIASKSGNISVRDNRCYGTHGISIGSEVMSGVNNVLIENNAITSIDDAGNRSTDSNGLRIKTSIVKGGPVSLITYRNICLFGVTSPLVINPFYSTRGSGTKPSFKEIVVNGLRTTGDVGLKGKGWILKGFDAQTPLDLVLANLATGNTAVTASNAQIGLFNSDLTAENLGAGVTTAPVQLSGAIPTCSTAPRFPEL, encoded by the coding sequence ATGAAATTGCTAACCGCCGCCATCGGCGGTGTCTGTCTTACGCTCGCCGCACAAGCCGGCGCCATCAACCTTGCAACGGGCGATACGCGCGCTGTCTCCGAGCCGGCGATTCCTGCCACCTGCCAGACGGTCAGTGCCAGCCACACGCCGAGTGCGCGCCTGTTCGACGCTGCATCGGAAAGCGCGCCGCCAGACACCAAAACCATCCAGGCCGCGCTGACTGCCTGCACCGGCAAGAACGGCAGCGTGCTGCTCAAGGCCGGCACCGGCACTGCGCTTCTCACCGGGCCGCTGTCGATTCCCACTGGTGTCACCTTGGTCGTCGATCAGGGCGTCACCTTATACGGCTCGCGCAATCCGGCCGACTACGGCAGCGGCTGCGGCACTGCCGGTGCGAAGAGCGGTGGATGTTTGCCGTTGATCAGCGTCAAGGGCGTCAAGTCGGGCGTCATGGGTGTGCGCACCGGCGGGCGCCAGGGCACCATCGACGGCCGCGGCGATCTGCCCATGCTCGGCAAGAGCACCACCTGGTGGGAATTCGGCGAAAACGCCAAGAACGCAGGCCAGGTGCAGAACAGCCCGGACCTGATCAAGGTGCAGAACTCCAACACCTTCACCCTCTACAACGTCAACCTGATCAATGCGGCGTACTTCCATTTCTTCGCGCATATCGTCGATGGCCTGACCATCTGGGGCGTGCGGGTGAAGTCGCCGGCCACCAGCCCCAACACCGATGGTCTGGACCTGGACAGCGTGGTCAACGCCAGCCTGGTCGATAACGATGTGATGGGCGGCGACGACTGCGTGGCGATCAAGACCATTGCCTCCAAGTCCGGCAACATCAGCGTGCGCGACAACCGCTGTTACGGCACCCACGGCATCTCGATCGGCAGCGAAGTGATGTCCGGGGTCAACAATGTGCTGATCGAAAACAACGCCATCACCTCCATCGACGATGCCGGCAACCGCAGTACCGACAGCAACGGGCTCCGCATCAAGACCAGCATCGTCAAGGGCGGCCCGGTCAGCCTGATCACCTATCGCAACATCTGCCTGTTCGGGGTGACCAGCCCGCTGGTGATCAACCCGTTCTATTCGACCCGTGGTAGCGGGACCAAGCCCAGTTTCAAGGAGATCGTGGTCAACGGCTTGCGTACCACGGGCGATGTTGGCCTCAAGGGCAAGGGCTGGATCCTGAAGGGCTTTGATGCGCAGACGCCGCTGGATCTGGTGCTGGCCAATCTTGCGACAGGCAACACTGCCGTCACTGCCAGCAATGCGCAGATCGGGCTGTTCAACAGCGACCTGACCGCCGAAAATTTGGGCGCCGGCGTCACTACCGCCCCCGTGCAACTGAGTGGCGCGATCCCGACCTGCTCGACGGCACCGCGTTTCCCGGAACTGTGA
- the mltB gene encoding lytic murein transglycosylase B produces MIRRTLTCLLTLGLVACATQPSPPTPPPAASAPPAKPPSAPVAPASAAAEAPALPPVDLTPVPFEIARANFVRDTAAKYGLDAAQIEAVLAQAQFKDAIATAMSRPAERVKPWNEYRPMFITQARIDGGRKFLAEHRAELSKVEAATGVPAQVIVAIIGVETSYGSNAGKYRVLDALYTLAFRYPRSGDPAKLEREVRRELFFRDELGQLFALGKEEQLDVTTLIGSYAGAMGMGQFMPSSYRQFAVDGDADGKRNLFTDHNDVFASVANYFVKKGGWVRGGQVAVPATLAAGHEEFNPTDWSPVYTLADLSARGYHPNAPVVAGSTATPITLDDANGKQYWLGFQNFYAITRYNISKMYAMAVFQLSEAIAGKELPPA; encoded by the coding sequence ATGATTCGACGCACCCTGACCTGCCTGCTCACCCTTGGCCTTGTCGCCTGCGCGACCCAGCCCAGCCCTCCGACCCCGCCGCCGGCCGCCAGTGCGCCCCCGGCCAAGCCGCCGAGCGCCCCGGTCGCGCCCGCCAGTGCGGCCGCCGAAGCGCCCGCGTTGCCGCCGGTGGACCTGACCCCGGTGCCGTTCGAGATCGCACGTGCCAATTTCGTGCGCGACACCGCCGCCAAGTACGGCCTCGACGCCGCCCAGATCGAAGCGGTGCTGGCGCAGGCGCAATTCAAGGACGCCATCGCCACCGCGATGTCGCGTCCGGCCGAACGGGTCAAGCCGTGGAACGAATACCGGCCGATGTTCATCACCCAGGCGCGCATCGATGGCGGCCGCAAGTTCCTGGCCGAGCACCGCGCCGAACTGAGCAAGGTCGAAGCGGCCACCGGCGTGCCGGCGCAGGTGATCGTGGCCATCATCGGGGTGGAAACCAGCTATGGCAGCAACGCCGGCAAGTACCGCGTGCTGGATGCGCTGTACACGCTGGCGTTCCGCTATCCGCGCAGCGGCGACCCGGCCAAGCTCGAACGCGAAGTGCGTCGCGAGCTGTTCTTCCGCGATGAACTCGGCCAGCTGTTCGCGCTCGGCAAGGAAGAGCAACTCGATGTCACCACGCTGATCGGCAGCTATGCCGGGGCGATGGGCATGGGCCAGTTCATGCCGTCCAGCTACCGCCAGTTTGCGGTGGATGGCGATGCCGACGGCAAGCGCAATCTGTTCACCGACCACAATGACGTGTTCGCCTCGGTCGCCAATTACTTCGTCAAGAAGGGCGGCTGGGTGCGCGGCGGTCAGGTCGCGGTGCCGGCCACGCTGGCCGCCGGCCACGAGGAATTCAATCCCACCGATTGGTCGCCGGTGTACACGCTGGCCGATCTGTCCGCGCGTGGTTACCACCCTAATGCGCCCGTAGTGGCCGGCAGCACGGCGACGCCGATCACCCTGGACGATGCCAACGGCAAGCAGTACTGGCTGGGCTTCCAGAATTTCTACGCGATCACCCGATACAACATTTCCAAGATGTACGCGATGGCCGTGTTCCAGCTGTCCGAGGCCATCGCCGGCAAGGAGTTACCCCCGGCATGA
- a CDS encoding septal ring lytic transglycosylase RlpA family protein has protein sequence MNSMTGPKWLIPMALMLGLAACSSAPKKSSGSAGSGAIKGVKVEGKGPAYVATGCPSSSPYAAAKEDPSTRGDYTAGGLYKPGVKDTTPDHVPNVACIPEPLVSNEPRSAVGNRSPYEVLGKRYVVMDNPGDYVERGTASYYGSKFHGRLTSNKEVYDMYAFTAAHKTLPLPSFALVTNTDTGDSVVVRVNDRGPFHDGRVIDLSYAAAVKLGITGKGTGNVEVRGLTEADNGNLLAKRRNGVVPVATGVAAARPASGGSQIDGLVQRLPNGTVAPRAVAASSAAVPVATSIAAAPVTAAGERWRYHVADSRQPGNPDNFDAWMKSQGVRVATGKPASVAPRPASATTSTPAPAAPVAVAVVKPAGSAPLRATKPEPVPAKAPSVAETALGDILLQVASFASRENANRALSQLASAGIAGASVSDIVSGGRTLWRLRVNARDHANASEIAQRIAGLGFGRPQIVAN, from the coding sequence ATGAACAGCATGACAGGCCCCAAGTGGCTGATCCCGATGGCGCTGATGCTCGGCCTGGCGGCCTGTAGCAGTGCACCGAAGAAGAGTTCGGGCAGCGCAGGCAGCGGCGCGATCAAGGGCGTCAAGGTCGAAGGCAAGGGGCCGGCGTATGTCGCCACCGGATGCCCGTCGAGCTCGCCGTATGCGGCAGCCAAGGAAGATCCGTCCACGCGTGGCGATTACACCGCCGGCGGCCTGTACAAACCCGGCGTCAAGGACACCACCCCGGACCATGTTCCCAACGTGGCCTGCATTCCCGAGCCGCTGGTCAGCAACGAGCCGCGCTCGGCGGTGGGCAATCGCTCGCCGTATGAAGTGCTGGGCAAGCGCTACGTGGTGATGGACAACCCCGGCGACTATGTCGAACGCGGCACCGCCTCGTATTACGGCAGCAAATTCCACGGCCGGTTGACCTCCAACAAGGAGGTCTACGACATGTACGCCTTCACCGCCGCGCACAAGACCTTGCCGCTGCCCAGCTTTGCGCTGGTGACCAATACCGACACCGGCGACTCGGTGGTGGTGCGCGTCAACGACCGTGGCCCGTTCCACGACGGCCGCGTGATCGATCTGAGCTACGCCGCTGCGGTGAAGCTGGGCATCACCGGCAAGGGCACCGGCAATGTCGAAGTGCGCGGCCTGACCGAAGCCGACAACGGCAATCTGCTGGCCAAGCGCCGCAATGGCGTGGTACCTGTCGCTACCGGCGTTGCCGCAGCGCGGCCAGCCTCGGGCGGCAGCCAGATCGATGGTCTGGTGCAGCGTCTGCCCAACGGCACGGTTGCTCCGCGCGCGGTGGCGGCAAGTTCGGCTGCCGTGCCGGTGGCGACATCGATCGCCGCCGCGCCGGTCACTGCGGCAGGTGAGCGTTGGCGCTATCACGTGGCCGATTCGCGCCAGCCCGGCAATCCGGACAATTTCGATGCGTGGATGAAGTCGCAGGGCGTGCGTGTTGCGACCGGCAAGCCAGCATCGGTTGCGCCGCGGCCGGCATCGGCCACTACATCGACGCCTGCGCCTGCCGCACCGGTTGCGGTCGCGGTGGTCAAGCCTGCAGGCAGCGCGCCGCTACGTGCGACCAAGCCCGAACCGGTGCCTGCCAAGGCACCCAGCGTTGCCGAGACCGCACTCGGCGACATCCTGTTGCAGGTCGCCAGCTTCGCCAGTCGCGAAAACGCCAATCGCGCGCTGTCGCAGCTGGCCTCGGCCGGCATCGCCGGTGCCAGCGTCAGCGACATCGTCAGTGGCGGGCGCACCCTGTGGCGCTTGCGCGTCAACGCACGCGACCACGCCAATGCCTCGGAAATCGCCCAGCGCATTGCCGGGCTGGGTTTCGGGCGCCCGCAAATCGTCGCCAATTAA
- a CDS encoding D-alanyl-D-alanine carboxypeptidase family protein: MKFRFAAAVVATFAFGLVCAQTPAPQPTPAVAAAPAAVPVPPAPAPAVSKSWILMDYATGQVLAGENIHQQLAPASITKVMTSYVVAAEIKNGKVKRDDQVMMSERAWREGGAGTDGSYSGFPVNQTARLEDMEKGMAIQSGNDAAIALAEHVAGSEEAFASLMNSYAAKIGMKDSYFVNAHGLSAEGHHSTAYDLAMLGRAMVRDYPETYAYNKIKEFQVGTIKQNNRNLLLWRDPAVDGIKTGHTSEAGYCLLSSAKRGDQRLVAVVMGDSSERQRADDSLALLNWGFRFFETHSLYAPGKVVTKQKVWKGEQDEVQLGVAQPLLVSLQRGRYNDLKPSMEVAKNLQAPIKKGQQIGTVKVSLDGKIIAQAPLVAINAVEEGGFFKRLWDAFWMWWESE, from the coding sequence ATGAAATTCCGCTTCGCCGCCGCTGTCGTGGCCACGTTCGCCTTCGGCCTGGTCTGCGCCCAGACACCTGCGCCGCAGCCGACTCCCGCAGTGGCTGCTGCGCCGGCCGCCGTGCCGGTTCCGCCTGCACCCGCGCCGGCCGTGTCCAAGTCCTGGATCCTGATGGATTACGCCACCGGGCAGGTGCTGGCCGGTGAAAACATCCACCAGCAGCTGGCGCCGGCCAGCATCACCAAGGTGATGACCTCCTACGTGGTCGCTGCCGAGATCAAGAACGGCAAGGTCAAGCGCGACGACCAGGTGATGATGAGCGAGCGCGCCTGGCGCGAGGGCGGCGCCGGCACCGACGGTAGCTACAGCGGCTTCCCGGTCAACCAGACCGCGCGTCTGGAAGATATGGAAAAGGGCATGGCGATCCAGTCCGGCAACGACGCCGCGATCGCCCTGGCCGAGCATGTCGCCGGCAGCGAAGAAGCCTTCGCCTCGCTGATGAACAGCTACGCCGCCAAGATCGGCATGAAGGATTCGTACTTCGTTAACGCGCACGGTCTGAGCGCCGAAGGCCATCACTCCACCGCCTACGATCTGGCCATGCTGGGCCGCGCGATGGTGCGCGATTACCCGGAGACCTACGCCTACAACAAGATCAAGGAATTCCAGGTCGGCACCATCAAGCAGAACAACCGCAATCTGCTGTTGTGGCGCGACCCGGCGGTGGACGGCATCAAGACCGGCCACACCTCCGAAGCCGGCTATTGCCTGCTGAGCTCGGCCAAGCGCGGCGATCAGCGCCTGGTGGCGGTGGTGATGGGCGATTCGTCCGAGCGCCAGCGTGCCGACGACAGCCTGGCACTGCTCAACTGGGGCTTCCGCTTCTTCGAGACCCACAGCCTGTACGCGCCCGGCAAGGTCGTGACCAAGCAGAAGGTGTGGAAGGGTGAGCAGGACGAAGTGCAGCTGGGCGTGGCCCAGCCGCTGCTGGTCAGCCTGCAACGCGGTCGCTACAACGACCTCAAGCCCAGCATGGAAGTGGCCAAGAACCTGCAGGCCCCGATCAAGAAGGGACAGCAGATCGGCACCGTTAAGGTCAGCCTGGACGGCAAGATCATCGCTCAGGCCCCGCTGGTGGCGATCAACGCCGTCGAAGAAGGCGGGTTCTTCAAGCGCCTCTGGGATGCGTTCTGGATGTGGTGGGAATCTGAATAA
- a CDS encoding lipid A deacylase LpxR family protein, with protein MLRPRALSAALLLSLTGLSMPALAADQCDSSRLGRTPPAVNFRVDNDLFGGEDQDQGYSNGAVLTLVSPNLVDYTDDPCLPRTARWVNGYLERLHPGEFDQQNMVFSIGQGIFTPTDSTRRDVIPDDRPYAGILLASFGYNARNDAHLRTTQLQIGVVGQWAFAQEAQDAIHDALGDEKFQGWDNQLHNEPLINLVHERMRRWPGDAAANADGFGWDFISHWGGAVGNMATHLNAGGEARFGWKLPDDFGSTPTRPAGENTAPSRLGRASGWSGHLFVTTDARWVLRDITLDGNTFRSSHSVDKRAFVGDVGYGLAVMYGRWKFAIARYHRTREFDTQRETPVYGSFTISRML; from the coding sequence ATGCTTCGACCGCGCGCGTTGTCTGCTGCCCTGCTGCTTTCTCTCACCGGGCTGTCGATGCCGGCCCTGGCGGCTGATCAATGCGACTCCAGCAGGCTGGGACGGACCCCGCCGGCGGTGAATTTCCGGGTCGACAACGATTTGTTCGGCGGGGAGGATCAGGACCAGGGCTATTCCAATGGCGCGGTGCTGACGCTGGTGTCGCCCAACCTGGTCGACTACACCGACGACCCCTGCCTGCCGCGCACCGCGCGCTGGGTCAACGGTTATCTGGAACGTCTGCATCCGGGCGAGTTCGACCAGCAGAACATGGTGTTCTCGATTGGCCAGGGGATCTTCACGCCGACCGATTCCACCCGGCGCGACGTAATTCCCGACGATCGCCCGTATGCGGGCATCCTGCTGGCGAGCTTCGGCTACAACGCGCGCAACGATGCGCACCTGCGCACGACCCAGTTGCAGATCGGCGTGGTCGGCCAGTGGGCGTTTGCGCAGGAAGCGCAGGATGCGATCCACGATGCGCTGGGCGATGAAAAATTCCAGGGCTGGGACAACCAGCTGCACAACGAGCCGCTGATCAATCTGGTGCACGAGCGCATGCGCCGCTGGCCGGGCGATGCGGCGGCCAATGCGGACGGCTTCGGCTGGGATTTCATTTCGCACTGGGGCGGCGCGGTCGGCAACATGGCCACGCACCTGAATGCCGGCGGCGAAGCGCGCTTTGGCTGGAAGCTGCCGGACGACTTCGGCAGCACACCGACCCGGCCAGCCGGCGAAAACACGGCGCCCAGTCGTTTGGGGCGTGCCAGCGGCTGGTCGGGACACCTGTTCGTGACAACCGATGCGCGCTGGGTGCTGCGCGACATCACCCTGGACGGCAACACCTTCCGCAGCAGCCATAGCGTGGACAAGCGCGCGTTCGTCGGCGACGTGGGTTACGGCCTGGCGGTGATGTACGGCCGCTGGAAATTCGCCATCGCCCGCTATCACCGCACCCGCGAATTCGACACCCAGCGCGAGACGCCGGTGTATGGCAGTTTCACGATCAGTCGGATGCTTTGA
- a CDS encoding CsgG/HfaB family protein produces MSKTISVSAALLSSVLGIALAGVSAPASAGLKDAFKGSAQDQRKDAVAQIPVCAKPLGSLSVIEPEDAVNWWSGQQLPAPSKLIKVFVNRSRCFTLVDRGAGMAASQREREMAANGDLRARSNVGKGQIRAADYVMTPDLISQNHNAGGSAIAGMLGGLVGGNAGNLVGGLNLNKKTADVVLTITDVRSSEQVAMAEGNAKKTDLGWGARGNLFTGGDFGAAGAGGYANTEIGQVITLAYLQAYTDVVSQLGGLSGNAAASNSQQAVTVTRAGRLLGNAKGSGAAVRTLEPGMMLYPTGNKEGVMWEVEDEMGNRGWVSSAMLELSK; encoded by the coding sequence ATGAGCAAGACGATTTCTGTGAGCGCAGCGCTGTTGTCCAGCGTATTGGGTATTGCATTGGCTGGTGTCAGCGCGCCGGCATCGGCCGGATTGAAGGATGCCTTCAAGGGCTCCGCACAGGACCAGCGCAAAGACGCCGTCGCGCAGATCCCGGTGTGTGCCAAGCCGTTGGGCAGCCTGTCGGTCATCGAGCCGGAAGATGCAGTCAACTGGTGGTCGGGTCAGCAGTTGCCGGCGCCTTCCAAGTTGATCAAGGTATTCGTCAATCGTTCGCGCTGCTTCACCCTGGTGGACCGTGGCGCGGGCATGGCGGCATCGCAGCGCGAGCGCGAGATGGCGGCGAACGGCGATCTGCGCGCACGTTCCAACGTGGGCAAGGGCCAGATCCGCGCGGCCGATTATGTGATGACGCCAGACCTCATTTCGCAGAATCACAATGCCGGCGGCAGCGCCATTGCCGGAATGCTGGGCGGTCTGGTCGGCGGCAATGCCGGCAACCTGGTCGGTGGCCTGAATCTCAACAAGAAGACCGCCGACGTGGTCCTGACCATCACCGATGTGCGCTCGTCCGAACAGGTCGCCATGGCCGAAGGCAACGCCAAGAAGACCGACCTGGGCTGGGGTGCGCGTGGCAATCTGTTCACTGGCGGCGATTTCGGCGCTGCCGGTGCCGGCGGTTATGCCAATACCGAGATCGGCCAAGTGATCACGCTGGCCTATTTGCAGGCCTATACCGATGTCGTCAGCCAGCTCGGCGGTTTGTCCGGTAATGCGGCGGCTTCCAATTCCCAGCAGGCGGTCACCGTCACGCGTGCAGGGCGTCTGTTGGGCAATGCCAAGGGTTCCGGCGCGGCTGTGCGCACGCTCGAGCCGGGCATGATGCTGTACCCGACCGGCAACAAGGAAGGCGTCATGTGGGAAGTCGAAGACGAGATGGGCAACCGTGGCTGGGTGTCGTCGGCCATGCTGGAACTGTCCAAGTAA
- a CDS encoding YbeD family protein, translated as MEISSDNPDHGFQFPGTFELTAMGEAERGLETELPRLLAATGVELLEESISWKHSSTGKYVSIRIGFRAEDRAQFDAAHQALREHPEVKWTL; from the coding sequence ATGGAAATCAGCTCCGACAACCCCGATCACGGCTTCCAGTTTCCCGGCACCTTCGAGCTCACCGCCATGGGCGAGGCCGAACGCGGGCTGGAAACCGAGCTTCCGCGTCTGCTCGCCGCGACTGGCGTCGAGTTGCTGGAAGAAAGCATCAGCTGGAAGCACTCGTCCACCGGCAAATACGTGTCCATCCGGATCGGCTTTCGCGCAGAGGACCGGGCGCAGTTCGATGCCGCCCACCAGGCGCTGCGCGAACACCCGGAAGTGAAGTGGACGCTGTAG
- the lipB gene encoding lipoyl(octanoyl) transferase LipB, which yields MDAVAAEPVLASVPILPAQLRDLGRQDYAPVWRAMQRFTDARNEHTADEVWVVEHAPVFTLGQAGKPEHVLAAGDIPVLQVDRGGQVTYHGPGQLVVYPLLDLRRLKIGVRDYVCKIEQALIDTLEEWNIVAERREGAPGVYVGGAKIAALGIRVRRGCTFHGLSFNVAMDLEPFHRINPCGYQGLQVTSVLDLGGPSGMDAVKAVLLDQLARQFGLVLQPVSALPDLSLPA from the coding sequence GTGGACGCTGTAGCGGCCGAGCCTGTGCTCGCATCGGTTCCGATCCTGCCGGCGCAACTGCGCGATCTCGGCCGCCAGGACTACGCGCCGGTATGGCGTGCGATGCAGCGTTTTACCGATGCGCGCAATGAGCACACCGCCGACGAAGTGTGGGTGGTCGAGCATGCGCCGGTGTTTACGCTGGGCCAGGCCGGCAAACCCGAGCACGTATTGGCAGCCGGCGACATCCCGGTGTTGCAGGTCGATCGCGGTGGGCAGGTCACCTATCACGGCCCCGGCCAGTTGGTGGTCTATCCGCTGCTGGATCTGCGCCGGCTCAAGATCGGCGTGCGCGATTACGTGTGCAAGATCGAGCAGGCGCTGATCGACACCCTGGAAGAATGGAACATCGTCGCCGAGCGCCGCGAGGGCGCGCCCGGCGTGTACGTGGGCGGGGCCAAGATCGCCGCGCTGGGGATCCGGGTGCGGCGCGGCTGCACCTTCCACGGCTTGTCGTTCAACGTGGCGATGGATCTGGAGCCGTTCCACCGCATCAACCCGTGTGGCTACCAGGGCCTGCAAGTGACCTCGGTGCTAGACTTAGGCGGCCCTTCCGGGATGGACGCCGTCAAGGCGGTGCTGCTCGATCAGCTGGCGCGCCAGTTCGGTCTCGTGTTGCAGCCTGTTTCCGCATTGCCCGA